A window of Myxococcales bacterium genomic DNA:
GCGAGGCGGGCGGTCATTTCGTTGAATGTCCGCGTCAGCACGCCCACCTCGTCCTGAGCCCGAGTCTCGGGAAGTTCCACATTATCTTCGTCATCCGAGATCCGTCGGGCTGCTTCCGACAGGGCCTCGATCGGGCGAGCAATCGACACCGCAACCCGGTAGGCCGCAACTCCAAAAAGCAAAACAACGGCGAGATTGATGCTCAGAACCCTGCGAAAGGCAGCGAGCAACGGAGCAAAGGCTTCGTCGTAGTTTTCTTCCACAACGAGGGTGAGACCGTATTCGGAAATCGGGGTTGCGTACCCGACGACGCGAACCCCCGCGTCATTGGTGTAGTCGACGACAGTTTCCAATCTACGCAGCGAGGGCAGCACGCGTTTGAGAATATTCGTCCTTTCATGGGACCGCCCTGCAGCGACGAAGATTTGCGCCGCGTTCACCAGGTAGATCTCACCCGTGTCTCCCAGGCGCTGCGTGCGAAGAGGTTCTGCTACCGCTTCGAGCGGCATCACTGCGTTCAGCAAGCCGATCATCTCGCCAGCGCGATCGTCGATGCGCGCCGAAACGATTTGCACGAACTGTCCCTCGACCAGGCTCAGCACGGGCATGGGCTTCTCCACCGACTTCAGAAGTTTGTCGGTCGTTTCTCGAGTCAGCGCATACTCACTTCCGACCCAGACCAGTGTCTCGCCATCGGGCTGGAGAATGAAGAGCGAATCGAAGTGCGGGAAGCGATCGCGAACGTATTGGAGGTACTCCGTAACGTCGTGCGATGCAGTGGACCCTGTTTTTCCATTAGCACCGGGCATCAGCCGCCGGACGTTGTTCTCGAGTACATCGCTCGCGGCCAACACTCCGAGATTGAGAGTCTGATGGCCATACCACTCGTCGACGAGCCGACTGGCCTCCTGGGCGATCTCGGGAAACTTCAGCTCGAGCTTTCCGCGCAAGAACGTATCAATCGAACGAACCGAAATTCCCGTCACGATCAACGAGGTCAACAGGGTCGCGCCGAAGACAAATAGGCTGATGCGCGCAGGTAGGCTGCGAAACGGATTCACGCGTTGGGGGATACGCAGTTGCAACAGTGGAAGCCTCTTCCGATTTTCAGTTGGACGCGATCGCCCGCACAGCTGGACCGCTCACCACGGCCTGCAGGCGAAAATCGACACATCCTCAGACCTCACTGTTCGGCATCTTTATTCTCCATCTTGATGTTTCCGCTCACGCAATGTGACTTGCTCAGGTACTGGCTCACCCGTGTTGGAGCGGTCTTTCCAATCCTGAGGGGGCGGACCATTCTGGCGGCTCCTTCAGGTCATAGAAGGAGAATCGGATAGGGCAGGTGAGGGGTTCTTTTCGCCTCCCACACGTGCAGCCCCAGGGCAGGAAGCATGCAGTTCCTCCGTGCTGGCCTCTGCTCAGTCGCGGCTCGAGTCCGGTGGAATCGGATGCATCCGGCGGCAGTGCAATCGCTGTAGAACTCAGTGTCAGCGTCTCTTGCGTGCAGAATCCCCGCAACTCAACCGATAGGAGAACCGAGGCAAGGGACGGGGACTCGCGATGGTAGATCTAGAACACGATCTAGAACACAAAGACACGCATCGAAAAAGGCGTATCTCGGCCCAGGAACTGACGGCCGAGCGTGTCATCTCGGCCCTGCGGCGCCGGGTCGGAGATGTCCCGCATCGCTTCGCATGGAACGCAAGTCGCGGCCGCAGCCTCGCCAATCGCGAGCGGTTGCTCGACTACAGGGATCGCCACCGCGGACAGCGTTGTTTCATCCTGGGCAACGGGCCCAGTCTCGCCAAGATGGACCTTCGGCCCCTGGCCGGGGAGTGGACCTTTGGCATGAACCGAATCTACTTGCTGTTCGAACAGATGGGATTTCTGCCGAGCTATTACTGCGCGGCCAATGACCTGGTCATCGATCAGTTTGCGCAAGATATCGCCGCACTATCGATGCCCAAATTTCTCAATTGGAACGGCCGGAGCCACTTCGACCCGAACGACGCATCGCTGCTGTTTCTGCGCCAGGCCCTCACCCTGAGCGACTTCTTCGGCCGGGACCTCGCACGCCCCATCTGTTCGGGAGGAACGGTGACCTTCCTCGCTCTGCAGGTCGCCTACTACATGGGCTTCCAGCAGGTCGTCTTGATCGGCGTGGATCACAATTTTGTGGACAAGGGCACGCCCAACCGCGCCGTGACTCGAACCGCCGAAACCGACGAGAATCACTTTCACCCCGACTACTTTCCCAAGGGTTCGCGTTGGCAGCTGCCCGATCTATTGCGCTCGGAAGAAGCGTACCGACTCGCCCGGGAGGCCTATCAAGCCGACGGTCGCGAGATCGTCGATGCCACCGTGGGTGGAGCGCTCGAAGTCTTCGACAAGGCGGACTATAGCGACCTGGTCGAATTCGAAGACGACGCTGACGGTGTCGTCGGATGAGGGCGGCGTGACGAAGCCATCTCCACTCGAACTTCTGCGGAAAGAAAATCCCCTGTTCCAACTCGCGACGGGCAACGCAGACGTTCCCAGCAGCGAAGATTTGTTTGTCGCGCAGGGCGGGGTCGACACCCGACGTTTCCCTCGCGCCTCCGCGGCACTGCCCGCGGATAGCCTGGCTGCGGTCCATCGCTTGCTCAGTCCAGAGCAATCCACGATAGAAATTGGTGGCGGTCAATCGACAGTAGTCTTCGCCAGTACCGTGGCGCGGCACGTCTGCGTAAACCCGGATCGCACGGCAAACGAGCTGGTGCGTGAGTTTCTCGAACGTCACGGAATCTGGCGTGACAACGTCGAGTTCCTCGGCGAATCCTCAGACACAGCGCTCCCGGGCCTCGAAGCCCCGGGCGGATTCGACGTCGCATTGATGGACGGAAATCACAGCTTCCCGTTTCCCATGCTCGACTGGCACTTTATCGATCGACACCTGCACCGAGGGAGCACGCTGATCGTCGACAATGTCGAGATCAACGCGGTCCGAATCCTCACCGAGTACCTCGACGGCGAGCCCGCCTATCGACTGATCGAGCGCGTGCGCGAAAGTCATCGTTACGACTGTTACATCTACGAGAAGGTCCGGGATCGCGTCGTCTCGGGCTGGAACGCACAGGCGATCAATCGCACGACCCTGGCGAGCCTTTGCTTCGACGCCAGCTTGACCGCAATGTGGAAGCCGCTGCAGCGAATCAAGCGCCGCATCCTCTCGAACTGAGCCGGGCTCGCCCCAAATCGGTCGAGAACCCACACAGTGCCACGACACCGTGACCAAGTTGTTCCCTTCCTCCGGCTTTCACAGCCAATAAATCCACGGTTCTCCCGATCTTTAGCCATTTAAGCGCCGTCGATAGAGAGCGCGTTAGCGGTGGAAGTTCGCCGCTTTATTTGTTCGCAATTCGAAAAGCGAATTTTCGCGATCTACGGAAATT
This region includes:
- a CDS encoding class I SAM-dependent methyltransferase, whose translation is MTKPSPLELLRKENPLFQLATGNADVPSSEDLFVAQGGVDTRRFPRASAALPADSLAAVHRLLSPEQSTIEIGGGQSTVVFASTVARHVCVNPDRTANELVREFLERHGIWRDNVEFLGESSDTALPGLEAPGGFDVALMDGNHSFPFPMLDWHFIDRHLHRGSTLIVDNVEINAVRILTEYLDGEPAYRLIERVRESHRYDCYIYEKVRDRVVSGWNAQAINRTTLASLCFDASLTAMWKPLQRIKRRILSN
- a CDS encoding DUF115 domain-containing protein, translating into MVDLEHDLEHKDTHRKRRISAQELTAERVISALRRRVGDVPHRFAWNASRGRSLANRERLLDYRDRHRGQRCFILGNGPSLAKMDLRPLAGEWTFGMNRIYLLFEQMGFLPSYYCAANDLVIDQFAQDIAALSMPKFLNWNGRSHFDPNDASLLFLRQALTLSDFFGRDLARPICSGGTVTFLALQVAYYMGFQQVVLIGVDHNFVDKGTPNRAVTRTAETDENHFHPDYFPKGSRWQLPDLLRSEEAYRLAREAYQADGREIVDATVGGALEVFDKADYSDLVEFEDDADGVVG
- a CDS encoding diguanylate cyclase; this encodes MQLRIPQRVNPFRSLPARISLFVFGATLLTSLIVTGISVRSIDTFLRGKLELKFPEIAQEASRLVDEWYGHQTLNLGVLAASDVLENNVRRLMPGANGKTGSTASHDVTEYLQYVRDRFPHFDSLFILQPDGETLVWVGSEYALTRETTDKLLKSVEKPMPVLSLVEGQFVQIVSARIDDRAGEMIGLLNAVMPLEAVAEPLRTQRLGDTGEIYLVNAAQIFVAAGRSHERTNILKRVLPSLRRLETVVDYTNDAGVRVVGYATPISEYGLTLVVEENYDEAFAPLLAAFRRVLSINLAVVLLFGVAAYRVAVSIARPIEALSEAARRISDDEDNVELPETRAQDEVGVLTRTFNEMTARLASKAEALERSQAETEQAVQQMREQYAELQRVNEVLEQLSITDGLTSLHNHRFFQEQLAKEIKRSDRVGDPLALILIDIDHFKKWNDKIGHAGGDEVLRKIANVMNEIVRETDVLARYGGEEFALILPKTDMDGAMKLAEKIRASVAASSIVLDLPSEHMRLTVSVGVNVYRGDAKAFFSGADQALYRAKDGGRDCVMVTEELD